GACGTCCTGGTGTACCAATGATGATCTGTGGTTTTCTTTTCAGTGCACGGATTTGACGAACGATGTCTTGTCCTCCGTAAATTGGCAGGGAGCGCAAACCTTTGAAGCGGGTGAGTTTTTCGATTTCTTCGGCAACTTGGATCGCAAGCTCACGTGTAGGTGCCATAATGAGGGCGCGGATTTTTTCATCACTTTTGGAGATTTTGCTGATCAATGGAATACCAAATGCAGCGGTTTTACCAGTACCCGTTTGAGCTTGACCGATCAAGTCTCTGCCTTCTAGAGCAAGAGGGATTGATTTGGATTGAATCGGAGTGGCCTCTTCAAAACCAAGTTCGGTGATTGCTTGCAGCACCAGTGGTTCAAGATTGAAATCTGTGAAATTTAAATTTGTCAAAATTATTCATACTCCTTCTATATGGTGGACATGGTGGACAATCCACTTTGTTGTCTGTATTCTTAAGTAGCGTTAATATTTATAGGTTATCCCATCAAGTCGAATTATTTTCACAAAAGAACATAATTCGTGAATGGGTCCCCAACATAAGACTAAAACTACATACATGTGTTTGAAACATTTCAAATTTTATCGTTCCATTTGGAAAAAGTTTCCTACTCAAGAATATCCACAAATCATTATATCACAAAACAATTCAAGATTACCAGCAATCTGGTTTTAAATATAAATGAGGTGATTAAATTGCCCAAAATGATTTGGCACTTTTTAGTGATCGTATTGGGTGCTGCAGCTATTGCCTGCGGCTTCAACTGGTTTTTGGTTCCCCATCAGCTTCTTAGTGGCGGGGTATCCGGTATTTCCATGCTTCTTGGTTATTTTACAAATTTGAATCTTAGTATAATGTATTTTGTTCTTAACATTCCTCTGCTCATTGCAGGTTGGTTTATTCTTGGACGACGTTTCATTACATTAAGTATTGTTTCGGTAGCGGCCACTTCATGGTTCATCGGGCTTCTGCCTGTTTTTGTTGTGGCAACAGATCCTCTTCTGAGCTGTGTATTTGGCGGCGTATTAGTGGGATTGGGCACCGGAGTTTCCTTTCGAGTAGGCGGATCCACAGGCGGGCTGGACATCGTTGGTTCCATTTTCACCCGTAATCGTGATTTCCCGATTGGTACGGTAATGGCTGGCATGAACGGAGCCATTATTATGCTCGCAGGTTATCTAAATGATGACTGGAACATCGCGCTTGCCTCCATGGTTTCGATCTATATCACAGGCAAAGTACTGGATCTGATTCATATCAGCCATGTCAAAGTCACCTTGTACATTATTACCAATGAAACCGAAGCGATGTTGAAAAAATTGCTTATTCGCCCTCGTGGGGTCACCAAAATTAAGACTCAGGGAGCATATACAGATATCGAAAAGGACATGTTAATGACAGTGACTACTCGCTACGAACTCGTTGAAATCAAACGAATTATCAAGGAAACTGATCCGAAGGCATTTGTTAATATTGTGGAAACAGTTGGAGTTATGGGCTCTTTCCGCCGAAGTTGAGACAGATGTACGGTTAACAATTCAAAACATTGTGGTATAATAACGGTGTACGGCTCCTAAATATGTTGTATAGCAGGATGTGCCCTTCAATTTCACAGAACCATGTGCTTTTCCGATTCGCGCCGAATGACTTACCATTTTGGAATTCGAGTAGGAAAGGGTGATTATTGTGGATATGGAAACGGTAAAACTGTTTGAAATCGTCAACAGATGGTGCCCGGAAATGCTCCCTTTCTTAAAACCGAATGAGCTCGACTCACTGATTGTTCTCCGGGATGGGCTGGGCATCCTGGAACAGGGAGACGCAATGGAAATCATTCAGTACAGTATTTGTGAGCATCAAAATGAGATTTACATTCAATAATTTTTTTTAGATTGATCACGCCGCTTCTTGTGGGGGTTACCCTCAACAGGAGGCGGTTTTCATTTTTCCCATGTGTTTCATCACTTGAATATTATGGTTAAAAGCCCAGAGGCTTTATTGTATAATTCAAACATGGAATGCACATAGGGGAGTGGAAATGAATGAATATGTTTTGGGCTTTACTGGCTATGGCGTTGGGAACCTTCAGTGGTACACCAGGTACAGCCGAGCAAGGGAATCAACCCTTTCAATCATTAACAAGCAGTTTCAACACCGCCATCATTCAATCTCAAAAAGACCAGGTCGTTATTGATGCGGATAACCCACCTGCCAAAATCGACCCACAACCCGATGCACCCGTTGTCAAAGGCATTTACGTGACGGCTTACAGTGCTGGTGGTTCACGTATGACATCATTACTCGATCTAATGGATAACACCGAGCTCAATTCCATGGTCATTGATATCAAGGACGATCTCGGATACATAACCTACCCTACGGAGAACAAGACGTTACAGGAAATGGGCAAATCCCAGCCTTTTATCCGTGATATGGATGCTTTGATGAAACGTCTGCAAAAACATGATGTTTACCCAATCGCACGAGTTGTCGTATTCAAGGATACAATTCTCGCCAAGAAAAATCCGGAGCTCTCTTTCCGGAATAAGGACGGTTCCGTATGGGCCAATGGCAAAGGCGACAGCTTCGTCAATCCCTACAGCAAGGAAGTATGGGATTACAATATAGAGATTGCCAAGGAAGCTGCCAAATTGGGATTTAAGGAAATCCAGTTCGACTATGTTCGTTTTCCGGAAGGTTTTGAAACGCGTGCAGACGCACTGAAATACACCAAGTCCGACAAGTCCCGGGTCGACATTGTAGCCGAATTCGTGCAGTATGCACGCAAGGAACTTGCACCGCTGGGCGTTCGAGTCTCCGTTGATATATTCGGTTACGCGGCCTCAGTACCCGCAGCCGAGGGTATTGGACAGGATTTTGTGAAAATATCTGAAAATGTGGATGTCATCTCGCCGATGGTTTACCCGAGTCATTACTCCACCGGCTGGTACGGTGTGAAGGACCCTGACAAAGACCCTTATACGACCATCAAAGGCTCCATGAAAGATACACATAAGAAGCTTGATCCAACCAAGGAGCTTAAACCCGTTATTCGCCCATGGATTCAGGACTTTACCGCAAGCTGGCTAGGCAGTGGACATTACATCAAATACGGCAAAAAACAGGTAGAGGACCAGATCCGAGCAATGAAAGACATGGATGTGGATGAGTACCTGCTATGGAATGCCTCCAATCGTTATACACCAGACGTAAACTATAAATAATGGACTTTTACTCTTATTCACTCTATTCCAACAACCTCGTTCCATCTCATCTGGAGCGAGGTTTTTTTTACTATGTTCTCACCCATACCTTCCGAACAACTATGTTTCCCTCCCTATTCAAAATGAGTAAAATCCACTACAATAAATAGCTGTCCGAACATGAAAGTTTAGTGATAACTCTTAAGAATAGTGAGGCACTGCCAGTGAACATGATCACCACCAGCTTTTCTCAAAAAGTAAAGCAATTCCTGATTATATTTCTACCCATCTTCACCACACAAATCGCCCTCTCTGCCATGTCGTTTTTCGATACCAATATGTCAGGCAAGTTCTCCCCGGCTGATCTTGCGGGTGTCGCCATCGGCACAAGTCTGTGGTTGCCGGTGCAGACAGGACTAAGTGGTATTCTGATTGGCATTACACCTGTCGTCTCCCATCTGCTCGGTTCGAAGCGTAATGACAAGATTGGTCATAGCGTCATTCAAGCATTATATCTCGGTGTGGCGGTCGGAATCGTCGTTCTGGCAGCAGGCACATTGCTGCTCAGTCCGATTCTAAACGGAATGCCCTTGGAGCCGCGGGTTGCCCAAGTCGCTTTCTATTTCCTGTGTGCTTTGGCTTTTGGGATCATCCCCCTTTTCGGTTACACTGTGCTGCGAAGTTTTATGGATGCACTGGGCCAGACACGGATCACCATGATGATTACGCTAGTCTCGCTGCCTGTAAACATCTTCCTGAACTATTTACTTATCTTTGGACGCTGGGGCTTCCCCCAACTGGGAGGTGTCGGAGCAGGTGTGGCTACGGCAAGTACATACTGGCTCATTTTTCTCCTCAGCCTTTTTTTCGTACACCGTATTGAGCCCTTTGCCCAATACGGGATCTTTCGAAATTTGCCCAACGTTTCATTGACCAAATGGAAAGAGCTGCTCAAGATCGGCGTCCCCATCGGTTTCGCTACTTTTTTTGAAACCTCTATCTTTGCAGCAGTCACATTATTAATGAGCCGGTTCGACACGATTACGATTGCTGCCCACCAGGCGGCCCTGAATTTCGCTTCTACGCTGTATATGCTGCCTGTGAGTATATGTATGGCCCTTACGATTCTAGTAGGCTATGAGGCGGGCGCAGGGCGTGTGAGAGACGCAAAGCAATACAGCCTCCTGGGTATCGGAGGCGCCATTGGGCTCTCTCTGTTAACAGCTGTGGTATTACTGGTATTCGGGGAACAAATTGCAGGCGTGTACTCGAATGATCGCGAGGTTATTGCTTTGACAAAGCATTTCCTGATTTACGCCATCTTTTTTCAAATCTCTGATGCCATTGCCACCCCAACGCAGGGAGCACTTCGGGGCTACAAAGACGTGAATCCTGCATTGATCATAACGTTTGTCGCATACTGGATCATCGGTCTACCTGTCGGCTACATCACGGCTACGTATACTTCACTCGGCGCCTTTGGATACTGGGTTGGACTGATTGCAGGCCTTGCCGTTGGGGCAACGGCGCTTCTATGGAGATTGTTCCTTGTGCAGAAGCAAGCCTCGATTCGTATGGTCGAAAATAAATAGTGGACTTATAAAAAAGAGCACAGCCCGCGGCAAAACGGGACTGTGCTCTTTTGATTTGAACTTTTGGTGATACAGAAACTGGATTATTGGGACAAACGCTGTGCAAGCTGGTAAGTCTCCATATCGAAATCTTTTTTGGTATTAACAACTTTATCAATATCCGTCAGGGTCAGTTCACCCTTGATAATACCGCAACCTTTGTCTGTCTCCCCTGCAATCAGACTGCGTACGGCGAAATCTCCCAGACGGCTGGCAAGGTTACGGTCAAACGGAGTTGGCGTACCTCCACGCTGAATGTGACCCAAGACAGTTACACGTGGCTCATACGTTGGGCAGCGTTCCATCAGTTCTTTTGCTACATCCTCACCTTTGCCCACGCCTTCAGCTACGATGATGATACTGTGACGTTTACCATGTGCAAAGTTGGCTTTCATGCGATCTGCCACTTCGTCCATGTCAAACGGAACTTCCGGTACAAGAATCGTTTCTGCACCTGATGCGAGTCCTGCATGTAAAGCGATATCGCCACAGTGACGACCCATAACTTCAACGATGGAAGAACGTTCGTGTGAAGACATGGTATCGCGCAATTTGTTAACTGCATCTACTACTACGCTTACTGCTGTATCGAATCCGATCGTGTAATCGGTGAAAGAAACGTCATTATCAATCGTTCCCGGAAGACCCATCGTGTTGATACCCAGCTTGCTCAGTTTGTTGGCGCCGTTGTAAGAACCGTCCCCACCAATAACAACCAGGCCGTCAATGCCGCGTGCACGCAGAATGTCTGCACCTTTCTGCTGACCTTCAGCGGTATAGAATTCCTTGCAGCGTGCCGATTGAAGAACCGTTCCCCCACGCTGGATGATATCCCCTACACTCCGCAAGTCCATTGGGAAAATATCGTTATTCAAAAGACCTTGGTATCCACGTTGAACCCCGTACACTTCGAGACCGTGAAACAGTCCGCTGCGAACAACCGCACGAACAGCCGCGTTCATCCCTTGTGAATCACCACCGCTCGTTAAAACTGCGATTTTCTTTACTGCTGTCATGATGTTTCTTCCTCCTCTAGTTTCACTTCAGGCTCCCACCACAATACGCCTGACTTACATATGCTTACGAATCCAGCGGCTAAAGATAAAGAAAAATACTCTTGTCATCGGACTATTCTTCATCAAACGCTTGGAAACGACGCGA
Above is a window of Paenibacillus sp. E222 DNA encoding:
- a CDS encoding putative glycoside hydrolase, which codes for MNMFWALLAMALGTFSGTPGTAEQGNQPFQSLTSSFNTAIIQSQKDQVVIDADNPPAKIDPQPDAPVVKGIYVTAYSAGGSRMTSLLDLMDNTELNSMVIDIKDDLGYITYPTENKTLQEMGKSQPFIRDMDALMKRLQKHDVYPIARVVVFKDTILAKKNPELSFRNKDGSVWANGKGDSFVNPYSKEVWDYNIEIAKEAAKLGFKEIQFDYVRFPEGFETRADALKYTKSDKSRVDIVAEFVQYARKELAPLGVRVSVDIFGYAASVPAAEGIGQDFVKISENVDVISPMVYPSHYSTGWYGVKDPDKDPYTTIKGSMKDTHKKLDPTKELKPVIRPWIQDFTASWLGSGHYIKYGKKQVEDQIRAMKDMDVDEYLLWNASNRYTPDVNYK
- a CDS encoding MATE family efflux transporter, which codes for MITTSFSQKVKQFLIIFLPIFTTQIALSAMSFFDTNMSGKFSPADLAGVAIGTSLWLPVQTGLSGILIGITPVVSHLLGSKRNDKIGHSVIQALYLGVAVGIVVLAAGTLLLSPILNGMPLEPRVAQVAFYFLCALAFGIIPLFGYTVLRSFMDALGQTRITMMITLVSLPVNIFLNYLLIFGRWGFPQLGGVGAGVATASTYWLIFLLSLFFVHRIEPFAQYGIFRNLPNVSLTKWKELLKIGVPIGFATFFETSIFAAVTLLMSRFDTITIAAHQAALNFASTLYMLPVSICMALTILVGYEAGAGRVRDAKQYSLLGIGGAIGLSLLTAVVLLVFGEQIAGVYSNDREVIALTKHFLIYAIFFQISDAIATPTQGALRGYKDVNPALIITFVAYWIIGLPVGYITATYTSLGAFGYWVGLIAGLAVGATALLWRLFLVQKQASIRMVENK
- the pfkA gene encoding 6-phosphofructokinase, encoding MTAVKKIAVLTSGGDSQGMNAAVRAVVRSGLFHGLEVYGVQRGYQGLLNNDIFPMDLRSVGDIIQRGGTVLQSARCKEFYTAEGQQKGADILRARGIDGLVVIGGDGSYNGANKLSKLGINTMGLPGTIDNDVSFTDYTIGFDTAVSVVVDAVNKLRDTMSSHERSSIVEVMGRHCGDIALHAGLASGAETILVPEVPFDMDEVADRMKANFAHGKRHSIIIVAEGVGKGEDVAKELMERCPTYEPRVTVLGHIQRGGTPTPFDRNLASRLGDFAVRSLIAGETDKGCGIIKGELTLTDIDKVVNTKKDFDMETYQLAQRLSQ
- a CDS encoding YitT family protein; the protein is MIWHFLVIVLGAAAIACGFNWFLVPHQLLSGGVSGISMLLGYFTNLNLSIMYFVLNIPLLIAGWFILGRRFITLSIVSVAATSWFIGLLPVFVVATDPLLSCVFGGVLVGLGTGVSFRVGGSTGGLDIVGSIFTRNRDFPIGTVMAGMNGAIIMLAGYLNDDWNIALASMVSIYITGKVLDLIHISHVKVTLYIITNETEAMLKKLLIRPRGVTKIKTQGAYTDIEKDMLMTVTTRYELVEIKRIIKETDPKAFVNIVETVGVMGSFRRS